A window of the Cicer arietinum cultivar CDC Frontier isolate Library 1 chromosome 6, Cicar.CDCFrontier_v2.0, whole genome shotgun sequence genome harbors these coding sequences:
- the LOC101492458 gene encoding protein TIC 20, chloroplastic isoform X2, producing the protein MAFTDMSSASSLLLSGGQNLRFRTIPMLPRLHRSCTAPRATKDASGFRFPPMTKKPRWWWRTLACLPYLLPFHQVWMYAQTAYNLHPFLELFEFYTYPFLMAIGSLPRWSLIAYFLIAYLTIVRRKEWPHFFRFHVAVGMLLEIALQVTGIVSRWMPLSWYWGKFGMHFWTTAFFLFLFTTIECIRCALVGMYADIPFFCDAAYIQIPYE; encoded by the coding sequence ATGGCATTCACAGACATGTCTTCTGCATCGAGTCTACTTTTAAGCGGGGGTCAAAATCTTCGTTTTCGTACTATCCCCATGTTACCGAGGCTACACAGGTCCTGTACAGCCCCTCGAGCAACGAAGGATGCATCTGGCTTTCGATTTCCTCCAATGACCAAAAAACCAAGATGGTGGTGGAGAACATTAGCATGCCTCCCTTACCTCTTACCTTTCCATCAGGTATGGATGTATGCTCAGACAGCGTACAACCTTCACCCGTTTCTCGAACTATTCGAATTCTACACATACCCTTTTCTCATGGCAATTGGTAGCTTACCTAGATGGTCTCTCATAGCATACTTCTTGATTGCATATCTTACAATTGTGAGGAGAAAAGAATGGCCTCATTTCTTCAGATTTCATGTTGCGGTCGGAATGCTACTCGAGATAGCGCTGCAGGTTACAGGAATTGTGAGCCGTTGGATGCCACTGTCGTGGTACTGGGGGAAATTCGGAATGCATTTCTGGACTACTGcgttttttcttttcctcttcaCTACCATAGAGTGCATAAGGTGCGCCCTTGTTGGCATGTATGCCGATATCCCTTTTTTCTGCGATGCAGCCTATATCCAAATCCCATATGAATAA